A portion of the Oncorhynchus clarkii lewisi isolate Uvic-CL-2024 chromosome 27, UVic_Ocla_1.0, whole genome shotgun sequence genome contains these proteins:
- the LOC139385830 gene encoding myelin protein zero-like protein 2, whose protein sequence is MSVNHLFLLVLLSGLAASGLLPVSGLRVETSREVEAVNGTDVWLKCTFQSSSPITPATLTVSWSFRPFGPGREESVFYYHERPYPPPDGRFHKRAIWAGDIMGRDATIVVRKVKFTYNGTFSCQVKNPPDVHGNAGEVKLTVVTTASFSEMIMLAAAIGGAIVLMVIFLVIIMSIRRCREKRREEEGAEELPRRQRKDPTVCHPARAIHLYVDDDVLEVDSSDGMISEASTKDPSSSEEDDRSSDYGGGDDSD, encoded by the exons GCTTGTTACCGGTCAGTGGGCTGAGGGTGGAAACGTCACGGGAGGTGGAGGCAGTGAACGGTACAGATGTGTGGCTGAAATGTACCTTCCAGAGCAGCTCGCCCATCACCCCAGCAACGCTCACGGTCTCATGGAGCTTCCGACCCTTCGGACCTGGCCGGGAGGAGTCA GTGTTCTATTACCATGAGAGGCCTTACCCTCCCCCAGATGGGCGTTTCCATAAGCGGGCGATATGGGCAGGTGACATCATGGGGCGGGACGCCACCATCGTGGTACGTAAGGTCAAGTTCACTTACAATGGGACGTTCAGCTGCCAGGTGAAGAACCCTCCGGACGTCCATGGCAACGCGGGGGAGGTGAAACTGACCGTGGTCACcacag cCTCCTTCTCTGAGATGATCATGCTTGCTGCAGCCATCGGGGGCGCCATCGTGCTGATGGTCATCTTCCTCGTCATCATCATGTCAATAAGACGATGTCGCGAGAAGAGACGGGAGgaagagggggcggaggaactaCCTCGCAGACAGAGAAAGGACCCTACTGTGtg ccaCCCTGCACGGGCCATCCACCTGTATGTGGACGATGACGTGCTAGAGGTTGACAGCTCGGACGGTATGATCTCGGAGGCCAGCACCAAGGACCCCAGTTCCTCTGAGGAAGACGACAGGAGCTCTGACTACGGCGGAGGCGATGACTCTGACTGa